From a single Populus trichocarpa isolate Nisqually-1 chromosome 17, P.trichocarpa_v4.1, whole genome shotgun sequence genomic region:
- the LOC18106557 gene encoding probable inactive receptor kinase At1g27190, with product MKKNTLISLSLLLSLFALSFSIEDDITCLEGVKKSFTDPLGRLTSWTFNNNSVAFVCKLNGVSCWNEKENRIISLQLSSFQLSGKLPESLKYCHSLTTLDLSSNDLSGPIPPEICNWLPYIVSLDLSGNKFSGPIPPEIVNCKFLNNLILSGNQLTGSIPFGLGRLDRLKTFSVASNELSGSIPDELWAFSKDSFDGNDGLCGKPLGKCGGLSSKSLGIIIVAGVVGAGGSLILGFVIWWWLFVRGGKKKRGSGGGGGKGDDPSWIELLRSHKLVQVTLFQKPIVKIKLADILAATNSFDFENIVISTRTGDSYKADLPDGSSLAIKRLNACKLGEKQFRGEMNRLGELRHPNLVPLLGYCAVEVEKLLVYKHMPNGTLYSQLHGSGFGISQSSVLDWPTRVRVGVGATRGLAWLHHGCDPPYIHQYISSNVILLDDDFDARITDFGLARLISSPDSNDSSYVNGDLGEFGYIAPEYSSTMVASLKGDVYGFGVVLLELVTGQKALDVNNEEEGFKGNLVDWVNQLVSTGRSKDAIDKALTGKGHDDEIMQFLRVAWSCVVSRPKDRPSMYQVYESLKGLAEKHGFSDQYDEFPLIFGKPDPDYKE from the coding sequence atgaagaagaataCCCTCATTTCCCTCTCTCTACTACTCTCCCTCTTCGCCTTATCTTTCTCCATAGAAGATGATATCACCTGTCTTGAAGGGGTCAAGAAGTCCTTTACTGACCCACTGGGTCGACTCACTTCCTGGACTTTCAACAACAACTCAGTTGCTTTCGTTTGTAAACTCAATGGTGTTTCTTGCTGGAACGAGAAGGAGAACCGAATCATCAGTCTTCAGCTATCGTCTTTTCAGCTTTCAGGCAAGTTACCGGAGTCTCTCAAGTACTGTCATAGCTTAACAACACTGGATCTTTCAAGCAATGATCTTTCAGGGCCGATCCCACCTGAGATTTGTAACTGGTTGCCTTATATAGTCTCTCTTGATCTCTCCGGGAACAAGTTTTCCGGTCCGATCCCGCCGGAGATTGTGAATTGTAAGTTCTtgaataatttgattttgagtgGAAATCAGTTGACTGGTTCGATTCCTTTTGGTCTTGGTCGCCTTGATCGGTTGAAAACGTTTTCAGTGGCTTCCAATGAACTGTCTGGTTCGATACCGGATGAATTGTGGGCTTTTTCGAAGGATTCTTTTGATGGGAATGATGGGTTGTGCGGTAAGCCGCTAGGGAAGTGTGGTGGGTTGAGTAGTAAGAGTCTTGGCATTATCATTGTTGCTGGGGTTGTCGGGGCTGGTGGGTCATTGATTTTGGGGTTTGTAATTTGGTGGTGGCTGTTTGTTAGGGGAGGTAAGAAAAAGAGAGGTTCTGGTGGCGGCGGCGGTAAGGGTGATGATCCTAGTTGGATTGAGTTGCTTAGGTCACATAAGCTAGTACAAGTGACGTTGTTTCAAAAACCTATTGTTAAGATCAAGCTGGCTGATATTTTGGCTGCAACtaatagttttgattttgagaaTATTGTGATTTCAACGAGAACTGGGGATTCGTATAAGGCGGATTTGCCTGATGGATCTAGTCTCGCTATTAAGAGGCTTAATGCTTGCAAACTTGGTGAGAAGCAATTTAGGGGTGAGATGAATAGGTTAGGGGAGCTTAGGCATCCGAATTTGGTGCCATTGTTAGGTTATTGTGCTGTTGAAGTGGAAAAGCTCTTGGTGTATAAGCATATGCCTAATGGGACTTTGTATTCTCAATTGCATGGAAGTGGATTTGGTATTAGTCAGTCTAGTGTTTTGGATTGGCCTACGAGGGTGAGGGTTGGTGTTGGCGCAACAAGAGGACTTGCTTGGCTTCACCATGGGTGCGATCCACCTTATATTCACCAGTATATTAGTTCCAACGTGATACTtcttgatgatgattttgatgcaAGGATTACTGATTTTGGGTTGGCAAGGTTGATTAGTTCTCCTGATTCTAATGATAGTTCTTATGTTAATGGAGATCTTGGGGAGTTTGGGTATATTGCTCCTGAGTATTCCAGCACAATGGTTGCCTCATTGAAAGGTGATGTTTATGGCTTTGGTGTTGTGCTTTTGGAGTTGGTAACTGGACAGAAAGCTTTAGATGTCAATAATGAAGAGGAAGGATTCAAAGGGAATTTGGTGGATTGGGTTAATCAATTGGTGAGCACTGGTCGAAGCAAGGATGCCATTGATAAAGCTCTAACTGGGAAAGGTCATGATGATGAGATTATGCAGTTCTTGAGGGTTGCTTGGAGCTGTGTTGTTTCCAGGCCCAAGGACAGGCCTTCAATGTACCAAGTCTATGAGTCTCTGAAGGGTTTGGCTGAGAAACATGGTTTCTCTGATCAATACGATGAATTCCCACTGATCTTTGGCAAACCAGATCCTGATTACAAGGAGTAG
- the LOC18106555 gene encoding glutathione S-transferase F12 has translation MVVKVYGPAMAVCPQRVMACLLEKGVEFDLVHVDLDSGEQKLPEFLLKQPFGQVPVVEDGDFKLFESRAIIRYYAAKYEDRGPNLLGNTLEEKALVDQWLEIEAHNFNDLVFNIVFQVVILPRIGQQGDSELVRTYEEKLEKVLDVYEQRLSKSKYLAGDSFTLADLSHLPATRYLVNEAGLGHLVKDRKKLNAWWEDISSRPAWKKLINLAGF, from the exons ATGGTTGTTAAAGTGTATGGTCCAGCCATGGCTGTTTGCCCACAAAGGGTCATGGCTTGCCTCTTAGAGAAAGGAGTGGAATTTGATCTTGTACATGTTGATCTTGATTCCGGTGAGCAGAAGCTACCTGAATTCCTCCTCAAACAG cCTTTTGGGCAAGTTCCTGTTGTTGAAGATggtgatttcaagctttttg AGTCCAGAGCAATCATAAGATACTATGCAGCAAAGTATGAAGACCGTGGACCGAATCTACTCGGAAATACACTAGAAGAGAAAGCTCTGGTAGATCAATGGCTAGAAATTGAAGCCCACAACTTCAATGATCTGGTGTTCAATATAGTCTTCCAAGTTGTAATCCTGCCAAGAATTGGGCAGCAAGGTGACTCCGAGCTGGTCAGGACTTACGAGGAAAAGCTAGAGAAGGTGTTGGATGTGTATGAGCAAAGGTTGTCAAAGAGCAAATATTTAGCTGGAGATAGCTTCACTCTTGCTGATTTAAGCCATCTGCCTGCCACCAGATACCTAGTCAACGAAGCTGGATTAGGGCACTTGGTGAAGGACAGAAAGAAATTGAATGCTTGGTGGGAGGACATTTCAAGCAGGCCTGCTTGGAAGAAACTGATAAATCTTGCTGGCTTCTAG